A stretch of the Aminipila terrae genome encodes the following:
- a CDS encoding response regulator: MAEFMDHLLVVDDDKELLRVYEKIFKLNHFDVITASDGPSALELIKRKPTGVVIADIIMPKMNGILLLQKIKEINPSIQLLC; the protein is encoded by the coding sequence ATGGCAGAATTCATGGATCATCTGCTTGTCGTTGATGATGATAAGGAATTACTAAGAGTCTACGAAAAAATATTCAAGTTGAATCATTTTGATGTGATAACTGCCAGTGATGGGCCCAGTGCGTTGGAACTTATTAAGAGAAAGCCTACAGGCGTTGTCATTGCTGATATCATTATGCCCAAAATGAATGGAATCCTTTTACTGCAGAAAATCAAAGAGATTAATCCTTCTATCCAGTTATTATGCTGA